One Kitasatospora sp. NBC_01287 DNA window includes the following coding sequences:
- the sigK gene encoding ECF RNA polymerase sigma factor SigK gives MSSAVPLSGPQRRGPDLPELVARVAFGDQDAFARLYDAVAGPVLGLVRRVLRDPAQSEEVAQEVLLEVWRTAARYRPERGEVLAWVLTMAHRRAVDRVRAAQAAADRDQREAAQQHTPLFDEVAEQVEGRLEREQVRRCLRTLTELQRESVTLAYYRGYTYQQVAELLGAPLGTVKTRMRDGLIRLRDCLGVGS, from the coding sequence GTGAGCTCCGCGGTCCCCCTCTCCGGCCCGCAGCGGCGCGGACCCGACCTGCCGGAGCTGGTGGCGCGGGTGGCCTTCGGCGACCAGGACGCCTTCGCCCGGCTCTACGACGCGGTCGCCGGCCCGGTGCTCGGCCTGGTGCGGCGGGTGCTGCGCGACCCGGCGCAGTCGGAGGAGGTGGCGCAGGAGGTGCTGCTGGAGGTCTGGCGCACCGCCGCGCGCTACCGGCCCGAGCGGGGCGAGGTGCTGGCCTGGGTGCTCACCATGGCGCACCGGCGGGCGGTGGACCGGGTCCGGGCGGCCCAGGCGGCCGCCGACCGCGATCAGCGCGAGGCCGCCCAGCAGCACACACCGCTCTTCGACGAGGTCGCCGAGCAGGTGGAGGGGCGGCTGGAGCGCGAGCAGGTGCGACGCTGCCTGCGCACCCTGACCGAGCTCCAGCGCGAATCGGTCACCCTGGCCTACTACCGCGGCTACACCTACCAGCAGGTCGCCGAACTGCTCGGCGCCCCGCTCGGCACGGTCAAGACCCGGATGCGCGACGGGCTGATCCGGCTGCGCGACTGCCTGGGGGTGGGTTCGTGA